ACAAAATACTGCGGATGATCCTGATATCTTTTCCGTAGCCTTTTTCATCATTGGTATCCCCGCGAAAGGAATGGTAAAGATTGCCGTGAAATCCAAAAGCCACATATACGTTTTTGTCTAGATGGGCTTTTGCCTCGACACCGGGCAAAGAAATAGCAGACAGACAGCGAAAGCCTACTAATCCGAGTATGAGGGCGAGAATAACCCCGCCATATATTTTTTTTTTGCGCAGCATTGTCATATTTTTACTAATCGTTTTTTTACAGTATTCTAATAAAAATATAACATTCTATTTTGAATTTCAATTGTTTCGAGATTTCTAACAATAAAGCTGCGACTAACTTTGACAAGATTGGTTAAAAGTACCGGTGTTAAGACGATCAATCTATGTTGAAATATATGATTATTTTTTCCGGGCGGAAAATATCCAGATAAGGGACCATCCTAAGGCCACCGGCAGCGCTCCCGACACGATAAATATTAAAATTTGTCCCTGCCAGGGTTTTGCCCACAATGCACTGATGATGAGAACTGCTGCGGATAATACAATGGCGATTCTCATTTTCATTGTGAATATCCCGGCAGATGATTTTGTTTTTTTTCTTTTGCCCGAAGGTTTTGGGGCGATCATTCTGGGCACAATCAGAATACACAGTATCAAAAGGACAAGTACAAGAATTTCGCTGATGCCGGTCAATTAAATTTCCTATAATTTGTTTTATTTAATTTTTTTACCTATTATAAATTGATTTGAGTTCTGCATATGCCTGTTGAATTTCTAAAAACTTTTCATTGGCAAGATTTGAAAACTCTTCACCCAGGTGGGAAAGCTTGTCCGGGTGGTATTGCTTGGCCTTGTTTTTATATGCAGTTTGTATTTCAGCCCAGGACGCAGATTTGTCCACACCAAGGATTTCATATGGGGATTTAAGGCCGCTGTTTTTGGCTGAGCTTTCCCTTTTTGTTGACTGGCCGGTTGTGTTGGAACTGCTTGACGATCGGTTTTGTGCCCCTTGTTTAAATGTACCGGCAGTTCCAGAATCTTTCGCGTTTTTTCTAGACGATTGTTTGTTTCCTTTTTTAAATAAAAAGGAGGGCAGGCTGCCATATCGGATCAGATGATACAGACACATTAGAACCAGACTGTCATCTATCCAGCCAATCCAAGGCAGATACATTTCAGGAATGAGATCCGCAGGCGAAATAAGATAGGCAAGACCCAGCAGAATCAGTACAAATTTAACCAGGGTGGACATTGTTATTTTCCGGCAGTCAGCACATCAATCATGGTGAACAGTTTCTGGTCAAAATTGTTTGTATCAATGCGGTGTTGTAGAAAAACAACCGCATCAAATGTACCTGAAGCATATATCTGCCGTCCGTTTATGTTATGTTTCAGTTCAA
This window of the uncultured Desulfobacter sp. genome carries:
- a CDS encoding DnaJ domain-containing protein, whose product is MSTLVKFVLILLGLAYLISPADLIPEMYLPWIGWIDDSLVLMCLYHLIRYGSLPSFLFKKGNKQSSRKNAKDSGTAGTFKQGAQNRSSSSSNTTGQSTKRESSAKNSGLKSPYEILGVDKSASWAEIQTAYKNKAKQYHPDKLSHLGEEFSNLANEKFLEIQQAYAELKSIYNR